The genomic segment ATTCATATACTAATTAAAGGCGTGCCTTCTGAGGCATGTGCTAACGTTGCCTAACAGCATCTCCCAGCAGCTACCTGTTTTGCACCGTCTGAGGTGGGGGGTTATTTTCACAGGTGTTCACTGAAGTACTTAAAAAACAATAGGCCCGTGTGAGATTTAATGAAGTGAACGCTTCACTTTAGCCCAGCAGCAACTCAGTGAGCGGGAAACGAAAACAGTAATTAGTCTGTAAGATTGTGTTCACAAAACAAAAGCGGAAACATGCTGTTACTCTGTGTTAAATCGGggctctctgcagtctgcaGCAGACCTTTGTGTGTCACTTTGCGCTGGAGTGCAAGTTGttataagcagaaaaaaatatttaacttaGCAGACGTGCCTGCAGACACGCTGATGCAATGTACTGTGTCACAGTGGTGTACTAATCACTCAGTGCTTCCTGCTTGCATAAGCACAAACACTACCTTTATTTGTGATGCTGCTGCAAGAGAAACCACAGAGCCAAACCCTGCTGGTAACATTCCCTGAATCAGCACTGaggtgtcttttttttataaaacagacacaaacacagatgtctgTCTTTTGCACTTTTGCAGCTAAAAGTTGGAAAAGAAAAGCCTTTAATTTGGGCTACAGAGGCTCAGCAGCATGCGGCGTTTCTCTTAAAAAGCAACACTTTAAAGTTGCTCTGAGGTGGCGTACAGAGTGTTTTCGAGAACTTCAGCTCATCTTACCAACGTAATAATAAGTGAAGCACATGGTCATGAGGTTTTTTGCCGGGCTGTAGTCGTCCATCTGGTAACACCTGcaacagagaaacaaaacaaaaaaacacagcatttcTTTAGATGTGATCCTATGAAATAATGACTTTGGTGGAAAATATATGAATGAAATATTATGTAAAGTATGCAGAAGTATATTTTTAGCAccctttgtctgtttttgtggaATTTAAGGAAAAACCACTCAATGCTGTATTTTCTGAAACTTGTTGGAGAGGTaaacaaatgaagaaaattCATCCTTCACTTACACGAAGATGCTGATTAAAGGCTACGGGCAGATCTGAgcattttaactgtattttatgCATTTACTGCATTGGCGGTGTGTTTGAGGTCATGTTCACGCAGAAAATCTTCAAAAATCCTGGAGAATTATTGCTCAACTCGTTGgaagtaaaaagtaaagaaaagagGAGCAGCTCTGTCTGCACATTACTGCAATTTAaagtttttacttctttttgttttgtggcaCAGTTCAATTTTCTAATATTACCATATTTACCTGAAGTTCCTTTTAATGTCAGAATGTAATGTTCTTGACAGATTTATCTGAGCTTTTATGTCATCTGCACAATATAGTCATTTGCGTAATCTGTGACTGATTATTAACAACTGAATATTCTTCAAATTACCTTGAAAATGCACACAGAAGAATAAAAACCTCGAGCTAACGAGAGCGTCACGTTTGGTTCAGTTGGAGCAGCATTTGCAAGACGCAGCTTTGATTTCAGCTCCGCTAAAAACTTATAAAGTGCTAGTCACATGACCACTTATTCAAAATGATGGCTCTAGTTCACAGTAAAAAAGTTACAGTTGGACTGTATTTACTTACTCAAATAGCACAACTGCAAAAGACTGCACGAGTCTGTAGAAGGTGGCCTCGCTCACACATTTGGAGTGGCAGCGCTGTGAACACAGTACAAGTACATGTCACTGCAAGGAAACATAACATTTCAGGAGAATATAACACCTGCACTTCTTTCTTCACATGTGTCAGAGTGATTGTTTTCCCATCACACGACAAACAAGGAAACAATCGAAAACACATCTTGCCCTTTTTCAGCTAACGCCGTATTCACCAGAGTCCTCTCCTTCCTTGATTAAACCACAGTGTGTGGCTTTTCAGGAAATGACTGAGCCTTTAGCTATGAGCttgtgagatgcttttaaagacttttttctttgtaacaGCCAGTGGGCTCAATGTTGCAAACAGTAAACGAGTCAGAAAGAAGATGGTGGTATTGGTCAGGGTTTGCTGGTGGAAGTTGtggaaagaggaaaacaaatataaaacaacagACTTATCTCTGTGGCCACTGCCGAGCCTTTTCCTGTTGATGTGAGAACATTGAGAAGGCCAGAAGGAGCTGAGGATGCACAGTGTAAAATCTACACATGATGGTTTTATCAGCAGTTCCCAGTTTTATTCCAAGTTTATCATTTGTTTGAACACTGGTTTGGTTTTGACTCGAAACAAACCCGACGGGTCAGCAGCATCTGTAATTTGGGACTCAGGCACGCTGTCTGCATGTAAAGACAGGTAAGAGAGAGGAGACTagaataaaagaagaagaagcgcAAATGCCTTCTTTAGTGAACTCTGATGGAAATTTGCTACAACTGGCAAACAAAGCCTTCACTGTGGCTCAGCTCTAAAGCGTTTGATGACTACCACGTCGGGCTGGAAccaattatttcatttaatctGCTGATTATTGTTTGGATTAACCATTTAGTCCATGAACCGTTTCCAATGCTTTGTTCTCGTTTgtataattttgtttgtttaagaaaGCAAACCCAGAGATACATCAGCCTCTGGAACATTTATCAGGAGGGGATCAGGAGCCTTTCCAGAGACACCAAGCCCATTCAGCTGGATATCCAAGAGTCTTCTCAGCTGAGAAGACAGAAAAAGTGGCATGCTTCTTGTAATTGAGGATGTGAAGAATGAGATGCAGAAGGCTCAAGGACTTGAAGAACCACCATAACTAAAGCTCAGGAACTTTGCCAAGATCTCAAGAGGTGAATGAGAAGCAGAGTTCAAAGTGACAAAACGGGAGGTGGAGAACCTCGACAGAGAACTCCCAAGAGAGAAAAACGAAAGTGGAAATGATCAATTGAAGGCTGTGGGAGTCACAGAGTCTCttcaaggaaataaaaaaaacatgcagaagGTCTCAGAGTCAGAAGAGTGTTCAGCTGAGCTCAGTTTGGAAAACTCAGAACACGACAAATTTCATCTTGAGATCCAGGAGCTGCAGCAAACGCTCAAGTAAGAGAAAGACTCGAGGAACCGGATAGAAACCGCAAATCTTCAATGTGACAGACTGTGACGCTCCGGGAGGGCCGAAGTGACAGATGATCACATTTATGACTTTTCCTGAAGACTGGAGGAGGCCCAAACAGTCGGAAAAAAGCTATCAGCTGACAGCAGGACAAGCTGAGGGAGCCAGAAAAAAAGCAGGAAGTTGTAGTCTGAGACATCGTGGAGCTCACACAGATGCTCAGAAACACGTTTGACGGTCCAGGCAGAGAACTACGAAGCCGAGGCTGCGGAGAAACTGCACCGAATGgctaaaaacaaaatcagctgCCAGAGTGAAGACGGCTTCAATCACAGTTACAAACTTCTCATTTGACAAATAAATAATCATATCTCAGCACATCAGTTATGTCTATGTCTCCACACAAATTACTCCATCACAGTGCAGAAATGAAACCTTCAGAGTGTTTTGTTTGAGCTCCTTATAGCTCATTTTTGCACAATAGAAAGCAGAAAGATCGTTTTTCGTACAACACAGcagcaaatggaaaaaaaatcaaaagaatttaaaaaggaCACAGAAGCGACTAAACTGGCTCGTAACAATGTGCAATAACGTGACTGTGTGAGTGTGGACTCTCAGTCATTAAAATGAGAACATTGTAACAAAAACCACCCAAAAACACAAGTTTGAAGTCAGCGCCACTTTAGAGTAATATCACAAACCCAATGCTGTTTTTCAATCATCTGCAGCAGATGCACAGTTTCCACCTCTGCTGAAAGTTGTTTTCCAAAAAGTCCGAATGACAGCAGCAGTCAAAGAGCTCCAACTTCTAAGAGTTTGTTTTCCTTTCCACCTGTTTCCACCTACATTTGGCTTCAGATGCCTACATTTACCCACAGACAGCTCACTGGTTTCTATAGAGGAGGCTGACTACACTGCAGCTCCATAGCAGTAATTTTCTCAGTATATTCTGCCATGGGTTACTCTTAACATCACTTAATACCACCACTGGTTGTTTGGTTGGTGCTTATAGACTATTATGGGTATAATGAGGGAGCGTTTGATTTTCTCCGCACTTACCTGAGCGCTGACATACTTGGCAAACCACTCCCTGCCTTTTCCATTCTCTCCACTGCACAACTCTCCAAAATGAGCCTTCTCCTCTTGGTCAAAGTCCTCTCTGTAAAAACATGGGGCCGAAAACTCATTACAGCCGCTGTGAAAAGACACTTTAAAGTCTGCtttgatgaaaatgaaacagagaaatatgaaaaatacaaagaagaTGGTTCTGAAGTttggacagacagacaaaaaacaaaaaacactctgGCAATCACTGATTATAGATCACTGAGCTAACAGTCAGCTCTTACAGGTGATTTTAGAAGATTGCTTATGTTTAGTAATGTGAAAGATGTCACTGCTGTCCCAATGAAACAGCATGGCTTTAATGATGTAGTGAAATTACCTAAAAAGTAGATATAAAAATAGTAGCATTGCAGGGCAGCAAATCTCCAACCGTATACTGCACAACATTCAAAGTCATCCTGCGTATTCACTGTCTGCCTTCATGACGCACAGCTCGCTTAGTCGTGCATTACTGCATTAGCATCTACAGGATCATATCTCTAATCCTTTCACTATTATATTAAGGGTCAATCAGAAATCCACTAAGAGGGTGATGAAGATAATTAGAGATGACTGGACCGTCCCAGACAAAGGTAAAGAGGGCAAACTGCTGAATcagagttctttttttttttttttactttttattttgtacttttcCAAATTTATAGTACACgcaaacaaaaatatgaaaaaggaacagaaaagaaacaaactcaAAGTTAGAAAGCATGCCTAATCTGTGgggaaaggaaaacaaagaataatTATACACATATATAGAGATGGGGCCAGGGAATACCCAAAGTACTGTCTTATCAGTCCCGTCCCAAAAACACCATCCACCCAGCCCCTTACCCCCATATGAGGACTGCCAAGCAAAGCCTGAATTCCGGTCCTCTCACCGGCAGGTCCGGTTCCATCCACAATCATAACATATTTGAACCCAAAGCGGGGAACAGAAGGACCCCATTCTCTCAGGACCCGGCCAGCCGCCTATGCCTCAAAGAACCAAAGACTAAAATTAATTTGAATTAGACAAGagaaaggaagagagaaaaaaacaacgaGGAAAGGTCCCTGCCTTATGGAACTGAATGAGTCTTGTAGGCTATCCATTTTGTCCACTGTTTTCGGTGTTTGTCAGATTTCAGTCTCAGAGTGTAGGTCATTTTCTCCATTATATATATTTCCTCGATTACATCAGTCCATTCTTCCAATTTTAAAGGGTCACTTTTCAGCCAGTTTTTTGTTATTACCTTTTTGCTTGACAACAACATAATTTTAAACAAGTAGTGGTCCTCCTTTCTTACATTTTCCCATAATCCAAAATACATTACTCGTGCCTCACACGGCACTTCGTACCCCAGCACTCTCTTCATTGTTACTGCAATGCTTTCCCAGTAAGGTTTGATATGTTTACACTTCCAAAACACATGAGAATGATTGGCGTCCCAGTCTCCACATAATCTCCAGCAACGTTGGGGTGTTTTCAGCTGCTTGCTTTTAATATAAGGAGTAATAAAGAACCTAATCACATTTTTCCAGCCATATTCTCTCCATCGTCTAGAGCTGGTGGAATTATGCTGTGTGAGACATACAGTCATCCTCTGACAACTCAAGATGTAATTCAGATTCCCACTTTTGTTTGATATATAATGTTTCATTCCTATTCAAATTTTGCAGACCATTATATAATTTCGATAAAATTCTTGATGGAGGATTTTTATATGCACCTGTTATTATTTCTATTATCTGGCTTCCTTCTCTCAAGGGCTTCTTCCAAATTTCTGTATTGTAAAAATGTCTTAATTGAAAGTACCTAAATAAATCTGATTTATCCAGTCCAAATTGTCTCTGTAGATTCTCGAAGGATTTGAATGTTTTCCCATCTATTAATGTGCACATTGCTGTAATTCCTTTATTGAGCTGAATCAGAGTTCTAATGGCAAGAAGACCGTTCTTTAGGATGAGATGCGTTATGGCATTGACCCACAGAGAGGTCACACGGTGACCTCTCTGTGGGTCAATGTGCAAAGAGCTCAGTGGTCAATGCTTGAGGGCTCAGAAATAAACACACCTAATAAAGTTCAATGAAATATGAAGCTGTCCTGATATTTAGAAGTGTCTTTGACCAACCTCACATTTCACTCCATTAGATTTCTTACGTCAGCAGGCCAGTGACCCCCGTGACCCTGCGGCAGTGTCATGACAGGCTCAGCGTGTAAACCATGAAGCACGAGCACGACTGATAACAGCAGAACCACCTATGCATGTGATATATGTTGATCATATACTGCAAACACTGCTGCTTTAACAGAAACGTGCCCATGGCTACATTGAGACACCCTGGTTGGAGTTCGTAACCCCCTCTGTGTTCAAATACCAACGATATCTTTTCCTTATCTGGCTTCACAGTACAGAGCTCCTGGACAGAATTTAGCACTCTGGTAAATGTCGAGGCCACCTTCACCCTACAGCTCTTTCCCTGCATTGATAATTTGGTGGCTTCCTTCCAGACCCACACAATGCTCACCGACATCTCTCGCAGGCGCTGTGGGATCGTGACATCGGCTCCTCTATGACCCGCTTTGGAGTTTCTGTGCTGTAATTAACATCCTGCATGTATTTTCACAACATTTCTAGTTTCATAAAGACAGGCTGTTAGAAACATCCACTAAATCTGttgttaaaacacaaacacatacagaccACAGTTAAAACCCATCTACGGTAGACTCGTCTCCACGATCAACATGGAGGGCTTACAGACTCTTTGATCTAGACTTCTCCACATTCTTTCTTTCGTCATCACAAAAGAGGTTTCAAAAATCTAAAGGTGAAAGGCTAACACCTTTTCATCATACCAAGTTACATTTTAACAATGCAAGTTAATCCAACGCCCTTTTCAGTAAACACTGTCCACATTAACCTCACATGACTCACGGTGCTTTCAAAGCCCACACTTTTGTGTGGAGATCAAAGCATTTCGACCCAGATCGTCTCACCCTGCCTTGCTGATTTCATGTGGTTCAGATCTGACAGTTCACTTTCAGCAAAAGACAAAAACCCCAGAAAGTTTCAATAGTCTCAAAGGACGACTGAAACAAACAGCGGATTTCAGGATGATCGTTTCTCTCATTTTTATCCGTTTTTTCCACAGATCCCTGTTTGTAATTTCCCACATGTATGGCACAATTCTGATCTGTTTCAAGTCAAGAACATTTCACTAAGTCAGACAGTATTATTTGCAAAACATGATGCAACCAGTACGCCACTGATTCATTCTAAAAAACCACAATTTTCAAGTTGCATGTTTTCTTACGAATGCCGACGCTGTAAGGACAGTGTATACTTGTGCAATTTCAAACCTTTGcatcatttttctgtcattctgCAAAAACTGATGGGATTACTCCATCATTTACCAACGCAGAGAAGCAGACAGttattcatgctcacattcacagcTATGGTTATTATCCATATCACTTATTAACCTTTAGAATGTGTGAGGAAGCCGGAGCACCTGCAGAGAACACGCAACATCTTCTCTCTAACGTTTCTCAAACTCAGGCAGTCTTTCAGTCAGCTTCACAATCTCATTtatcaaacaaatgtaatgcAGTCCTTTTTAAGACTCACTCAAACACAAAAGTTCAAAATGTTGCTCCTTACTTTCCATGAAACACCTTCTCCACATACGTCTTCATGAACTGCCTCCTCTCCACCGTCTCGGCGTCGGCCTCCTCCCCGCTTTGAGCCGACGAAGATGACGACCTTCTTAGTTCCCATTCATGAGAGGGTGGGTCCATGTCATTTTCACTGTCTGCCGACTCTGTAGCATCACTGTCGTTGTCTCCTTCCTCTGACTGGTGGTGGGAGTTGGGCTTGGTTGGAGCCATGGGCTCTGGCAACTGGTGGACTCCTGTGGAAGAAGCTGGCTCTGGGGAAAAAATGTCTGTGTGTCCTTGGTGTTGACCTCCATCTATGTTGAGAGTCTTGGTCTCTGAGGGTATGTCGAAGTCTATTAGGTTGTCCACTGCCACACCCTCCATGGTGGAAAGCCTCTTCTTTGTGACTGTGCAACAGTGGTGTTAAACAGAGCTATTTACTGCTGTGCAGGAACATGAGAGTGCTGGTCCCAGTTCAGGTTTCCACTGAAGCCGCCGGCCTTGCTAGGTTAGGATTCTGCAGATCATTCCACCCCTGAGGGTACTGACCCTCACAGAGTGAACTCACAAAGCATCTGTGGACCAATGAAAGAGAGAAATCAGCAATATTACACCAtgttaaaataaacataatgtgaacataataattttaaaaacaagcttTACAAATGACCTGCAATGCAAACAAATATTATGTGGTTTGACAACAGAAAATACCATTAACAAAGGAATATATTTGgccaaaagctgcagttcctgctACGTCCACTTGAGGCTATCCTTGAAAGTGAGCCAGTCCCCACAGACTCCCATTTTAAAGCGCTCACATGAATAATTTTGTTTGCAGTTAATGTGTCCAGTATGTGCGTCTGTGTGTTACATCCAATATACGATGGAGTTTGTTCACCaagctagctagcattagctgttAACTTAGCAATCCACACTCATgcccaaatatggtcacttctaGCTCCAAGAAATAACTCATAGTAGCTAAAACATTGAAGCCTCAGCAGGCAGACTGCAAAACCAACGgccatgtccatcttttatatacagtctatgcccAAATCATCCTCCTAATACATCTGTTTTATGCTTAATAAAAAACATGCCATGTgttacaaatacaaaaaaaaataatctgagaTCTTTCTGTTGCTGGTGTGCTGAAGTTTTTCTTGCAAATGTTCTCAGTGATATAATTTCAGACCAGGTACAAATTCAGAGCATTTATGTAAAACTGATCCCTACACAGACATCAGGATTACTCATTCTGAAGCTTTACTAATAACTTTTCAGTTACTGATTTAGGAATTTCCAGCCACTCCTATTGCAGATCACTTCAACTTCAGTTAATTTAATGTGACTATTGAGTCCACTAAATTGTCTCCTAATGGAGATTTCTCTCCCCTCAGAAAGTTTTTTCCTTGTTGATGAATCTAAAAGGTTCAGttcaatatttattaaaaagcaacatggtgatcatttgaaacatttagaaaaaagtGAACAAGCAAATCAGAGTCCTGAATACATTTAGATCAccttaaatacatttaaacctGGTTTAGCTATAAAGCCTTGAACTAACATTTTTTCCCCCGAGTTTGACCTTAAAGCAGCACTTCTGCAGGACTTGGTGCAGTTTTGCAAGAGTGGTTGGGTGGAGGTGCTGCCTTAAAGGCCAAAGTCAGAGAGTAAAGTAAACAAACACCTCAAATTACAAGAAAGACTGCAACCCTCACTTTGCACCAAACTGAGACAGTGCTTTGCGACGGTCAGGTCTAAGAATCCTTTTCTGctatgaaaaagagaaaacatccataatgaaaagaaaagagggtATCACAGGCCGTGTagctgtaaatgtaaatttaacaGCCAATAACAAattgttatgtaaataaatCTATACAAGTTCACTTCTTTCTAAATTTGAGATGATAAAACAAAACCAGTGTGACATCTGACTCAACACAAGGCCTATAAAATGTGTCTACGGTGACACGGCACTTCTTATTTAAATGGTTGAGGTGTGAAAGTGAATATAATTTCCTGTTGTTTCTGATCGCAGACATTGTGCAGACAGAGTTAGCTGAGCAGAGCAAAGTATGCTTTGTGGTCTGACATAAAAAACCCACAAACCTCCTGATAGGACACACTTGTCCTCCCTGACTGTGATGCttgaagaaggagaagaagatctTTGTATCCCAGAAAGCTGATCCTTACCTGGATGCATCAAAACAGATCTACTGATCACTTCTCAGAGGGAAACAAGAGCACGAAAGAAAACGAGCGCATACACTGTCAGTTAGATTCTGTTCAGTTGTCCTTGCTTTGAAATCTCATTCCCCGTTCATCTCTAAACCTCAGTGTTGTATTTTTAGAATCTTTTCTTTGATCATGTTACAGTGCAAACAACAGGAAGTTGAAATGATTGATTAAAAACCACaaagaaaaaggcaaacaaatctTAAACTGCACTTCTATACATCTcctgacacacacacctttCATCTGTTTGAAATAAATGCCCAGTCATGGGACAGCATCACACTGCTGACTCCTCAAACGGCCTTCCCAGGATTCTTCACCCAGCAACAGCTGGcatccttcacacacacacacacacacacacatacacacagagcacTCTGTCCTTGAGCTAATCTGCTTTAGCTCCTCTATATCAGGGCATTTGGTCTCCTGATTGAACAAatattgtacacacacacacacacacacacacacacacacacacacacacacagagccccTGGGCCAATGCTTGTGATGCAGCTCTGAAGATGAGGTTATATAATGCAGCATTTAGTGAGTAAGACCAAGGGTGAAACACTCGAgacgcacaaacacactcatgtGTACCTAAACACCCACATCACCAAAGAGAAAGCAAACGTTTGGCCTGCAGACGCTGCTTAACTTGTGCCATTTACTTAAATTGTTTCCTCTGAGCAGGACGCTGGCTGGACCTGCTGTCCCCGATGACACGGCTTCCTCCCCTAATAAAACTAAACACCGGGGGGCGCTCTTTGATGTGTCCGCAGTCCAGCTGTCACTCTACATCACCACTCATGGTTTGGTGTGCAAGTCTGAGTTGAGGTCAGGGTTCAGCATCATTTTTGACAGAGTTAAAATCACATTGAGTAACTTAACTGGATAAGTGGTGAAGAAAACTGATGGGTGGGTGGGTCTTCATTTACCTTTGCAAACAAATCtcagtattatttttttccGGGTGGGAAGAATTTTATCCAAGAATCTGTGACCAACCATTATATTTTCACTCAGGACTGTAAACTGAGTTCTGttcatttgctttaattttcaTCATGCTTGATTAGGTTTAAGAGTGGTTGCTCCAGGTGATGGAGTCAGTAATAAGACCCGCCCACCTAACAAATGCTGGAAAAGGAGTAAGAgcaggaaagaaaataaatcagagATATGTTGATGACAAATGTATTTGTGTTACagcaaaacaaatcaaatctAAGTCTCCGTTTGAGCTGTACTTTTATTTACTCAAACCCTCTGAAGCTTAACGCCAAGAACTGCCACTGCACAAAACCCTTGTGACGTGTTACAACGTGGAAAAATACTGGAAAAAGTGAGAATCTTATATTTAAACCTCATTGTGTTCCTTTCTGTGATTAATCTGACACACTGGACTTCTGGTTATAACTCAGTGTAAGACTTGACCTTTCATTGTCATTGTGTTACCTTTGTTCGAGTTACAGCTTACAAAGATCTCTTAGACCTAAAGGCCAATTATAGGCTTGACAGTAAGCCATTGTGTTTCATACTATTTTAAAGCCTTGTGCCAACAAAAGGCTTATCAGTTGTTGGTTTTGTCGTTTAAAAAAGGTGTTGTGTTTCCTTTCCCATTGATTACCTTATGAGCCTTTCAGATTTATTTTGCAAGGCTTGGCACGGGGCCACATCCTTGGTTGGCAAACACTTCCTGTGGACTGGGCGCTCTTATGAATAACTACGCATTTCCTGTTAAGGTGAAGTCACAAGATCTTTGGCACTCTACACATTATTTCTGCAGTGGTAGTGTAGATGGTAGAGGTTTCCACAGACACGTCACTGGATCAAACAGGATCTCTGCTTGGCTTTTTGAGCCTTCAACAGTCTGCACTGATGTTGGGTCAAGCTGAGGTCAGGCGATTGTGGAGAATGGTCACTCCTTGGGTTTCCTTTGATGCTCGAGTAGTAGTAGATGGAGCAGATGAAGAATGGCCTGCTGGTTGATCTGGTGCCAGTGTTCAACTACAGGCTTCAGCTATTTCTGCCTCCATGTCTTCTTACAGCTTTGAACAGCGAGAGTGGTATAATTCTGTCTTGTGTTGGCCTTCCTCCACACACCACCAAACTCCAACTTGGATCGCTTATTGGACTTTTTGCATTAACCACAGTGAAATCAT from the Oreochromis niloticus isolate F11D_XX linkage group LG7, O_niloticus_UMD_NMBU, whole genome shotgun sequence genome contains:
- the kiaa0513 gene encoding uncharacterized protein KIAA0513 homolog isoform X2; amino-acid sequence: MEGVAVDNLIDFDIPSETKTLNIDGGQHQGHTDIFSPEPASSTGVHQLPEPMAPTKPNSHHQSEEGDNDSDATESADSENDMDPPSHEWELRRSSSSSAQSGEEADAETVERRQFMKTYVEKVFHGKEDFDQEEKAHFGELCSGENGKGREWFAKYVSAQRCHSKCVSEATFYRLVQSFAVVLFECYQMDDYSPAKNLMTMCFTYYYVGKSQPSPSELLDRGGAPAGLDSYLNKANTWLTGKKDAAERLLKHTSKTDVKGFFGGLESKLRSSMAPKSDDGENPGETKPKSPVSGAPEEKKGEKVYLYTHLKQQPIWHTLRFWNAAFFDAVHCERKKRSPTTREKWCHMTDEEKKDSYKIDENIAFGQLGTFTHNMLAFGLSRKLCNDFLKKQAVIGNLNEEQYKLLTEHIEKMAAE